From the genome of Cytobacillus firmus, one region includes:
- a CDS encoding S8 family serine peptidase, protein MKSRNNLLKGALAASLLFTASIPFNVLAQKPEISVDEAEKILSGLSKEQRDALEQLEIGPGFVISPEVNTSTPELVEVIVEFNQAPAKVEVKKEALKGKKSSLHAAKEKVDKSHYEFNTHVSKLKSKKGSLLYDASKIEVKREYRNAFNGVSMTLPGIAVEELLQSGTVKRIWSNAQVQLDLPSAEQSKMKPKMADSIPQIGVDKLHDEGVTGKGIKVGVLDTGIDYTHPDLTGSYKGYRTENGQNPKTVDPSTVKGWDFINNDADPMEATYNEWEESNQPEFDYRGSAYYTSHGTHVSGTIAAQKENSVDYAVRGVAPDVDLYAYRVLGPYGSGTTDGVLAGIDKAVEDGMDVINLSLGASVNDPLYPTSVAINNAMLSGVVSVVAAGNAGPYEKSLGAPGTSAFGITVGASDASISIPAFKASAAGKVFESMKLLAKNFTDDLKTLEGKSYPIVFTGLGTPQDFTGKNLAGKIALIERGELTFEEKVKNAKNAGAAAVIIFNNTEGEIPAYIGESTKYIPTFQLSKADGEYLKGIPGASVAFDQLLVVKTEGDTLADFSSRGPVNSNYDIKPDLVAPGVSIFSTYPEFMNHPEDDQDYTSAYARLNGTSMATPHIAGVAALMLQDNPNLDPFDVKIALINTSDDLKKDYSVYEVGAGRVDAYQAVHSNVSIKVLDKTEHIENGEYVEADEITGSISYGNHYMDSADINDSRTLQVINKGSQDQSYDVTVEYHSARNGVQDGVKNNIKVNLPASVTIGAGKTEQLKAAITIPKTAEIGRYEGYIHVVNQDNPKERYQIPFAIRVTDKGIEFAEPLQPSITTDTPMHQYYSPGTHYVFKFKSPMETFDLVVKDAKTGKAIGIVGSYDARAALPDREYLIYFGHRGLVYPFTGNKKQPIADYIQKLPEGEYVLDLISRDAEGKTYHQESVGIVDNTPPEVDLDIEPGVIEINDSMLTTENGHQAFWVHGKVTDKTVDLLQSKGMDYTQKTNTAAYYESEIPFISGFLPLDDDGATKFGVLPEEYATTPYQLRLFPWDMATAANMFKSPRYVFMQEGTEYAASRFNKSSLKLNDEITVTLDLNNVENFISGSYEIQPLLDYFELQEVKANPVLQKFADQNGIEIKIDESVVTGSGVKVGAALLKEGFEGISGDMPFLDVTFKMVDDTSYARFASFGLKELSYHKQGQSEAITIPAYSLNHFELVSTHSRISGNIAPEAFLTSGGWVDSKYDFTKLKTKVYAKAADGKIYEGTMDSRGLFDVIVPAAKEAYTVYIEVPGHLTEFQNVSAGIEKDGKYHGLYVRINPEDNLAGDVTQDQVIDIRDLKEAVEHYGEENPKNAHLDMNQDGVVDESDVRWIEKNFLTKGSLAGKGNQPKETIGKKGLADFLKMIGLEPKEK, encoded by the coding sequence ATGAAGTCACGCAATAATCTATTAAAAGGGGCTCTTGCTGCAAGTTTATTATTCACTGCTTCCATTCCATTTAATGTGCTTGCTCAGAAGCCGGAGATCTCGGTGGACGAAGCGGAAAAAATTTTAAGCGGCCTCTCTAAAGAACAAAGGGATGCTTTAGAACAGCTAGAGATAGGCCCTGGTTTTGTTATTTCTCCTGAAGTAAATACATCCACTCCCGAGCTGGTCGAAGTCATTGTGGAATTTAACCAGGCTCCTGCAAAGGTGGAGGTAAAGAAAGAAGCTTTAAAAGGCAAAAAATCTTCTCTTCATGCAGCTAAAGAAAAAGTTGACAAATCTCACTATGAATTCAATACCCATGTTAGCAAGCTGAAATCGAAGAAAGGCAGTTTACTGTACGACGCCAGTAAAATTGAAGTGAAACGCGAATACAGGAATGCATTTAATGGAGTTTCCATGACACTGCCGGGTATAGCGGTGGAAGAACTCCTGCAATCAGGCACAGTAAAAAGGATTTGGAGCAATGCACAGGTCCAACTGGATCTTCCTTCAGCAGAACAATCTAAAATGAAGCCAAAGATGGCAGACAGCATTCCCCAAATCGGTGTGGATAAGCTTCACGATGAAGGGGTTACCGGTAAAGGAATCAAGGTGGGAGTGCTGGACACAGGAATTGATTATACACACCCTGACTTAACAGGTTCTTACAAAGGATACCGTACAGAAAACGGTCAAAACCCTAAAACCGTTGATCCAAGCACTGTTAAAGGCTGGGACTTTATCAATAATGATGCTGATCCAATGGAAGCTACTTACAATGAGTGGGAGGAATCCAATCAGCCTGAATTTGATTACAGAGGGTCTGCCTACTATACTTCTCACGGAACGCATGTATCAGGAACCATTGCTGCCCAAAAAGAAAATAGTGTAGATTATGCCGTCAGGGGAGTAGCACCGGATGTTGATCTGTATGCCTACCGGGTGCTTGGACCATATGGATCCGGAACGACTGACGGGGTACTTGCTGGTATTGATAAAGCAGTAGAAGATGGCATGGATGTGATCAATCTGTCACTTGGAGCGAGCGTAAACGATCCTTTATATCCTACTTCGGTTGCAATTAATAACGCTATGCTTTCCGGAGTCGTTTCCGTTGTAGCAGCAGGAAATGCGGGCCCATATGAAAAATCGCTTGGTGCACCTGGTACGAGTGCATTCGGAATTACGGTAGGAGCAAGTGATGCCTCCATTTCCATTCCAGCTTTTAAAGCTAGTGCGGCTGGGAAGGTTTTCGAATCTATGAAATTATTAGCCAAAAACTTCACGGATGATTTAAAAACACTAGAAGGGAAATCTTATCCAATTGTGTTTACTGGCCTGGGCACTCCGCAAGATTTCACTGGGAAAAATCTTGCAGGAAAAATTGCCCTCATTGAACGCGGAGAGCTAACATTTGAGGAAAAAGTGAAAAATGCCAAAAATGCCGGTGCAGCAGCTGTTATTATTTTTAATAATACGGAGGGCGAAATTCCAGCCTACATAGGTGAGAGCACCAAGTATATTCCGACATTCCAGCTTTCAAAGGCGGATGGGGAGTATTTAAAAGGCATACCGGGAGCTTCTGTAGCATTTGACCAGTTGTTAGTGGTTAAGACGGAAGGAGACACTCTTGCCGATTTCAGTTCAAGAGGCCCTGTGAATAGCAACTACGATATAAAGCCTGACCTCGTGGCACCAGGGGTTTCCATTTTCTCAACCTATCCGGAGTTTATGAACCATCCAGAAGATGACCAGGATTACACATCTGCCTATGCACGCCTAAATGGTACGTCCATGGCCACTCCTCATATTGCTGGCGTGGCGGCACTCATGCTTCAGGATAATCCGAATCTTGATCCATTCGATGTAAAAATCGCACTAATAAATACGTCGGATGATTTAAAGAAGGATTACTCCGTGTATGAAGTTGGCGCCGGCCGTGTGGATGCCTATCAGGCCGTTCACTCAAACGTTTCAATTAAGGTGCTCGATAAAACAGAGCATATTGAAAACGGTGAGTACGTTGAGGCCGATGAAATCACGGGTTCCATCAGCTATGGAAACCACTATATGGACAGTGCTGATATAAATGATAGCCGTACACTTCAAGTGATAAACAAAGGTAGCCAGGACCAATCCTATGATGTAACAGTTGAATATCATTCAGCCCGGAACGGTGTGCAGGATGGGGTAAAAAATAATATTAAAGTAAACCTTCCAGCATCGGTTACAATCGGAGCGGGAAAAACGGAACAATTAAAGGCAGCAATTACAATCCCGAAAACAGCTGAAATCGGGCGTTATGAAGGATATATCCATGTGGTGAATCAGGATAATCCAAAGGAACGCTATCAAATTCCATTTGCGATCCGAGTGACTGATAAAGGCATCGAGTTTGCAGAACCGCTACAGCCGTCTATCACGACTGATACACCAATGCACCAATACTATTCGCCTGGTACGCACTATGTCTTTAAGTTTAAAAGCCCAATGGAGACATTCGATTTAGTTGTAAAGGATGCAAAAACTGGAAAGGCTATCGGCATTGTAGGAAGCTATGATGCCAGAGCAGCCCTGCCTGATAGAGAATACCTCATATACTTTGGGCACAGAGGGCTTGTTTATCCATTCACAGGGAATAAGAAGCAGCCGATTGCCGATTACATTCAGAAACTGCCGGAAGGTGAATATGTTCTTGACTTGATCAGCCGGGATGCAGAAGGAAAAACCTATCATCAAGAAAGTGTCGGTATTGTAGACAACACTCCGCCGGAAGTGGATCTCGACATTGAACCGGGGGTGATTGAAATAAATGATAGCATGTTAACAACTGAAAATGGCCACCAAGCATTCTGGGTTCATGGAAAGGTGACCGACAAAACAGTTGACCTATTGCAATCAAAAGGAATGGATTATACTCAAAAAACCAATACAGCTGCTTATTATGAAAGTGAAATACCATTTATCAGCGGATTTCTGCCGCTGGATGACGATGGCGCTACGAAGTTCGGTGTGCTTCCTGAAGAATATGCAACGACTCCTTACCAGTTAAGGCTATTTCCATGGGATATGGCAACAGCAGCCAATATGTTTAAATCTCCTCGGTATGTATTTATGCAGGAAGGTACTGAATACGCAGCCAGCCGATTTAATAAAAGCAGCTTGAAGCTGAATGACGAAATAACCGTGACCCTTGATTTAAATAATGTGGAGAACTTTATTTCAGGTTCTTATGAAATACAGCCGCTTCTTGACTATTTTGAGCTGCAGGAGGTTAAAGCAAATCCTGTGCTTCAGAAGTTTGCAGATCAAAATGGCATAGAAATAAAAATAGATGAATCAGTTGTCACGGGTTCTGGTGTAAAAGTTGGAGCAGCCCTTTTAAAAGAAGGCTTTGAAGGGATCAGCGGAGACATGCCATTCCTTGATGTTACTTTTAAAATGGTGGACGACACCAGCTATGCAAGATTTGCATCCTTTGGCTTAAAGGAACTTTCTTATCATAAGCAAGGTCAGTCAGAAGCCATAACCATTCCCGCTTACAGCTTAAACCATTTTGAACTTGTATCAACTCACTCACGTATTTCAGGCAATATAGCACCGGAAGCTTTCTTAACTTCCGGAGGCTGGGTTGACAGCAAATACGATTTTACCAAGCTTAAAACAAAGGTTTATGCCAAAGCGGCAGATGGAAAAATTTATGAAGGAACTATGGATAGCAGAGGGCTGTTTGATGTCATTGTGCCAGCAGCAAAAGAGGCCTATACGGTTTATATCGAGGTTCCTGGCCACTTGACAGAATTTCAAAATGTTTCAGCCGGCATCGAGAAAGATGGAAAGTATCACGGTCTATACGTCAGAATTAATCCTGAAGATAACCTTGCAGGGGATGTTACCCAGGATCAGGTAATCGATATCCGTGACCTGAAAGAAGCTGTGGAACATTATGGAGAAGAAAACCCTAAAAATGCTCATCTGGATATGAACCAGGATGGTGTAGTCGATGAATCCGATGTCAGATGGATTGAAAAGAATTTCTTAACGAAAGGCTCATTAGCAGGAAAAGGAAATCAGCCGAAAGAAACAATCGGGAAAAAAGGTCTTGCAGATTTCCTGAAAATGATTGGATTGGAGCCAAAAGAAAAATAA
- a CDS encoding helix-turn-helix domain-containing protein, with translation MIIGKIIKFYREREGLTQGQLGEGICSVTHLSKIERGITEYSGEITQLLARRLGINHEEEILRYHRLAKRLNEWHESMIMQRIQESEKIKEEVQVEKLIHMPDFQTLYRLLSARYYLSVNDLISASELISDLTKASAPFSPHDANLLKHIQGIYYFLTGQYRDCISCLASIDREQYSYEEYYYHLAIAYHSIHSNITAYYYGKKALQYFQRTLNILRIIDTEMLLIVQLNAKELHDFHETKEKYEQLIKLCDACNSGDRKSKLYHNLAFEYFRRKKYRESAGLYEEALKLTAENSPHYLTALDGYIHTCYKGKLKSRNKLIKLAEEGLERAKAGDSYTWIYFQLHLHLLKNEEQHYYQFIEETALPYFKNIGYGILIDHYEKKLFHFYSKKGDAQKAIELARSFIHKQKSYYDHD, from the coding sequence ATGATCATTGGGAAAATAATTAAGTTTTACAGGGAAAGAGAAGGTCTAACTCAGGGTCAGCTGGGGGAAGGGATTTGTTCTGTAACCCATTTGAGTAAAATTGAACGCGGAATTACCGAATACTCCGGAGAAATAACACAGCTTCTGGCCAGGAGGCTCGGCATTAATCACGAAGAGGAAATTCTTCGATATCATCGGCTTGCAAAGAGGCTGAATGAATGGCATGAGAGCATGATCATGCAGCGAATACAGGAATCTGAAAAGATAAAAGAGGAAGTGCAGGTTGAAAAACTGATTCATATGCCTGACTTTCAAACTCTATATCGCCTGCTGTCAGCCAGATACTATTTATCTGTGAACGATTTGATTTCAGCATCAGAATTAATCTCTGATCTTACCAAAGCTTCCGCTCCCTTTTCACCCCATGATGCTAATCTGCTGAAGCATATCCAGGGCATTTATTACTTTCTTACAGGGCAATACCGTGACTGTATCAGCTGTTTAGCTTCCATTGACAGAGAACAGTATAGCTACGAAGAATACTATTACCATTTAGCGATTGCTTACCACTCAATCCATTCCAATATCACAGCCTATTATTATGGCAAAAAGGCTCTTCAATATTTTCAAAGAACCTTAAACATTCTCCGCATTATTGATACAGAAATGCTGCTTATTGTTCAGTTAAATGCGAAGGAACTTCATGATTTTCATGAAACGAAGGAGAAATATGAACAGCTAATAAAACTTTGTGATGCATGTAATTCAGGTGATCGTAAATCCAAGCTTTATCATAATCTGGCATTTGAATATTTTCGCCGGAAGAAATATCGGGAATCAGCCGGTCTCTATGAAGAAGCACTAAAGCTTACCGCTGAAAACTCCCCTCACTATCTGACTGCTTTGGACGGATATATCCATACCTGTTATAAAGGGAAACTCAAGTCCCGAAATAAGTTAATAAAATTAGCTGAAGAAGGCTTGGAGAGGGCAAAAGCGGGTGATTCATATACCTGGATTTATTTTCAGCTACATCTTCATCTATTGAAAAATGAAGAACAGCATTACTATCAATTTATTGAAGAAACAGCACTGCCATACTTTAAAAATATTGGCTACGGCATTTTAATCGACCACTATGAGAAAAAGCTTTTTCACTTTTACTCAAAAAAAGGCGATGCTCAAAAGGCAATTGAACTCGCCCGTTCGTTTATACATAAACAAAAAAGCTATTATGATCATGATTAA
- a CDS encoding acetamidase/formamidase family protein — MIHTLTIKDENLHGSFSNEYKPALTIHSGDSIRLQTPDIQWGYSSSKDNERTTFNSKENEEKPGHPMVGPIKIHGAEPGMVLEVKINDLVPGWYGRNWAGGNKSWQNDQLGLTGTERIQLDWELSPAKMTGTCQIGGRPFHVALNPFIGLMGVAPAESGVHSTSPPRYCGGNIDCKELGRGSTLFLPISVEGALFSIGDGHAAQGDGEVSGTAIECPMDLVDITLTVRDDIKLSLPRAKTPAGWIAFGFNEDLNLAAAEALNGIVEWIQEMYKLGKAEALALSSAVVDLKVTQIVNGVKGVHAILPHGAIR; from the coding sequence ATGATTCATACACTTACAATAAAGGACGAAAATCTCCACGGTTCTTTCAGCAATGAATATAAACCTGCTCTAACAATTCATTCCGGTGATTCCATTCGCCTGCAAACACCTGATATCCAATGGGGGTACTCAAGCTCGAAGGATAATGAAAGAACCACTTTTAATTCCAAAGAGAATGAGGAGAAGCCAGGTCATCCAATGGTGGGCCCCATTAAGATTCATGGAGCAGAGCCAGGGATGGTTTTGGAAGTAAAAATCAATGATCTTGTACCCGGCTGGTATGGCAGAAACTGGGCAGGAGGCAATAAAAGCTGGCAGAATGATCAGCTGGGATTAACAGGAACAGAACGCATTCAGCTTGATTGGGAACTGTCTCCCGCAAAAATGACGGGCACCTGCCAGATTGGAGGGCGTCCATTTCATGTGGCGCTTAATCCATTCATAGGATTAATGGGAGTTGCACCTGCAGAATCAGGTGTGCATTCCACCTCCCCTCCCCGTTATTGCGGCGGAAACATAGATTGCAAGGAACTTGGCAGAGGAAGCACTTTGTTTTTGCCGATTTCTGTGGAAGGTGCGCTTTTTTCAATTGGTGACGGCCATGCAGCCCAGGGAGATGGAGAAGTATCTGGAACAGCAATTGAATGCCCTATGGATCTGGTTGATATTACCTTAACGGTTAGAGATGATATAAAGCTTTCCTTGCCGAGAGCCAAAACACCGGCTGGGTGGATTGCATTTGGCTTTAATGAAGATTTAAATTTAGCAGCGGCGGAAGCTTTGAATGGAATAGTTGAATGGATCCAGGAGATGTATAAACTAGGAAAAGCGGAAGCATTAGCTTTATCAAGCGCCGTAGTCGATCTAAAAGTTACCCAGATAGTCAACGGGGTAAAGGGAGTCCATGCTATCCTTCCGCATGGGGCAATCAGATAA
- a CDS encoding DMT family transporter yields MLTLATATWGSAFIAGKFAVQSFEPATVALLRFLGAAILLFPLMWIMEKDRKRPNLKDHGLFAILGLTGIALYNICFFLATKHAPVIKSSLFIASNPVLIVLLSGLFLKEKITKNHIIGMAVALTGVVFIITDGHLLTLFQYGFEPIDFVLLGAVVSWAIYSVVGKVVLKKFSSVESTTYAVAYGTLFLLPFASAETTWMDLQQASFTTWAAIAHMSIFVTVVSFVMYYNGIKEVGAAKASIFINVMPVSAVIMATVFLGETFTIAHGIGAAFVLTGVYIGTNAKMFQRKMNKQTMKNKTA; encoded by the coding sequence ATGCTTACTTTGGCTACTGCAACATGGGGCAGCGCATTTATTGCCGGCAAGTTTGCTGTTCAAAGCTTTGAACCTGCAACCGTTGCACTTTTGCGTTTTTTGGGAGCTGCCATCCTGCTTTTTCCGCTCATGTGGATTATGGAGAAAGACCGGAAACGACCAAATTTAAAAGATCATGGACTGTTTGCTATCTTGGGCCTGACAGGAATTGCGCTGTATAATATTTGTTTCTTTCTGGCCACAAAACACGCACCTGTGATTAAAAGCTCATTATTCATTGCGTCAAACCCGGTTCTTATCGTCCTTTTATCTGGACTATTTCTTAAAGAAAAAATTACCAAAAATCACATCATTGGAATGGCCGTTGCTTTGACAGGTGTAGTGTTTATTATTACAGACGGACATTTGCTCACTCTTTTCCAATATGGCTTTGAACCAATTGATTTTGTATTGCTTGGCGCTGTCGTAAGCTGGGCTATTTATAGTGTTGTAGGAAAAGTGGTATTGAAAAAATTCAGCTCAGTGGAATCGACCACATATGCAGTTGCCTATGGGACCTTATTTCTTTTGCCCTTTGCATCTGCAGAAACAACGTGGATGGATCTTCAGCAAGCCAGCTTTACGACTTGGGCTGCTATCGCTCATATGAGTATCTTTGTTACGGTGGTTTCGTTTGTCATGTATTATAACGGAATTAAAGAGGTCGGAGCGGCCAAGGCTTCCATTTTTATAAATGTGATGCCTGTGTCTGCTGTTATAATGGCTACAGTATTTTTGGGTGAAACGTTCACCATTGCGCATGGAATAGGCGCAGCCTTTGTTCTTACGGGAGTATATATAGGAACAAACGCGAAAATGTTCCAAAGAAAGATGAATAAACAAACCATGAAAAATAAAACTGCCTAG